Proteins found in one Hypanus sabinus isolate sHypSab1 unplaced genomic scaffold, sHypSab1.hap1 scaffold_140, whole genome shotgun sequence genomic segment:
- the LOC132386931 gene encoding N-acetyllactosaminide beta-1,3-N-acetylglucosaminyltransferase 3-like, protein MRRHRRFHEKVVLGVLITLGLFFMFWDNDQCRETDVVAETVHRNDLPKVVTGDATESVLKPKCHANTTLVHLSSFHQEKEHIKNYLMYKHCREFDMIQNVPDKCGGREGSQNVFLLLVIKSHPFNQDRWEMIRKTWGKEREFNGVLIKRVFISGVSSDQNKNRKLNQLLAMENREHRDILQWDFLDTFYNLTLKQYKLLQWVSEFCPSAKFIFSADDDAFVNTDNMVDYLLGMKVQQHLFMGRLIYGFGPKRQKSSKYYIPEILTTIKFYPPYISGAGILMSVYTAHIIFHIAQDLELYPIDDVFFGMCLAKAGLAPHHHSGFRTAGFSVPSTQDESFNPCYYRELLLVHRIRTFEMLLLWDAVHDANLKCVHAPQTSASTERTT, encoded by the coding sequence ATGAGAAGACATCGGCGATTCCATGAGAAAGTAGTGCTGGGTGTTCTGATTACTCTGGGATTGTTCTTCATGTTCTGGGATAATGACCAATGTCGAGAGACTGATGTTGTTGCAGAAACTGTTCATCGCAATGACCTGCCCAAGGTTGTTACTGGTGATGCAACTGAATCAGTGCTCAAGCCAAAGTGCCACGCGAACACGACATTGGTGCACCTGTCCTCATTTCATCAAGAGAAAGAGCACATAAAAAACTACTTGATGTATAAACACTGTCGAGAATTTGACATGATTCAAAATGTTCCAGACAAATGTGGTGGTCGAGAAGGATCTCAGAATGTCTTCCTGCTGCTGGTGATCAAATCTCACCCTTTCAATCAGGATCGGTGGGAAATGATAAGGAAGACTTGGGGCAAAGAACGCGAATTCAATGGGGTCCTAATTAAGAGAGTCTTTATTTCTGGTGTCTCTTCTGACCAAAATAAAAATAGGAAATTGAATCAGCTGTTAGCCATggaaaacagagaacacagagataTACTACAATGGGATTTCTTGGATACCTTTTACAACCTCACCCTCAAACAATACAAGTTGCTGCAGTGGGTCAGTGAATTTTGCCCTAGTGCTAAATTCATCTTTAGTGCAGATGATGATGCCTTTGTCAACACCGATAACATGGTTGACTATTTGCTAGGCATGAAGGTTCAGCAACACCTGTTTATGGGCCGACTCATTTATGGGTTTGGGCCCAAACGCCAGAAGTCGAGTAAGTATTATATACCAGAAATATTGACCACCATCAAGTTTTACCCACCATACATTAGTGGAGCGGGCATACTCATGTCTGTGTATACAGCTCACATCATTTTCCACATAGCCCAAGACCTTGAACTgtaccccattgatgatgtattttTTGGGATGTGTCTGGCCAAGGCTGGACTAGCCCCACATCACCATAGCGGATTTAGGACAGCTGGATTTAGTGTTCCTTCTACCCAAGATGAATCTTTCAATCCTTGCTATTACCGTGAGTTGCTGCTAGTGCACCGTATCCGGACTTTTGAAATGCTATTGTTGTGGGATGCAGTGCATGATGCTAATCTGAAGTGTGTTCATGCTCCCCAGACGTCTGCATCCACGGAAAGGACCACATGA